The following proteins are encoded in a genomic region of Sesamum indicum cultivar Zhongzhi No. 13 linkage group LG8, S_indicum_v1.0, whole genome shotgun sequence:
- the LOC105168086 gene encoding isocitrate dehydrogenase [NADP] isoform X2 codes for MTRVIWKSIKEKLILPFLELDIKYFDLGLPHRDATNDKVTVESAEATLKYNVAIKCATITPDEARVKEFNLRHMWKSPNGTIRNILNGTVFREPIICKNVPRLVPGWTKPICIGRHAFGDQYRATDLVIQGPGKLKMVFVPTMAEESTELEVFNFTGSGGVALSMYNTDESIRAFAEASMNTAYQKRWPLYLSTKNTILKKYDGRFMEIFQEVYEREWRSKFEAAGIWYEHRLIDDMVAYALKSEGGYVWACKNYDGDVQSDFLAQGFGSLGLMTSVLVCPDGKTIEAEAAHGTVTRHYRVHQKGGETSTNSIASIFAWSRGLAHRAKLDNNSRLLDFTEKLEAACIASVESGKMTKDLALLIHGPKVSRDQYLNTEEFIDAVAEELRGRLPKKAKL; via the exons ATGACTCGAGTGATCTGGAAATCGATCAAAGAAAAG CTTATTCTTCCTTTCCTGGAGCTAGACATCAAGTATTTTGACCTTGGTCTTCCTCATCGTGATGCCACGAATGATAAGGTTACAGTTGAAAGTGCAGAGGCCACACTTAA GTACAATGTGGCAATTAAATGTGCAACCATTACTCCAG ATGAGGCACGTGTTAAAGAGTTCAACTTGAGACATATGTGGAAGAGTCCAAATGGAACCATTCGAAACATCCTAAATG GAACAGTATTTAGAGAACCTATCATATGCAAGAATGTTCCTCGGCTTGTTCCAG GTTGGACAAAACCAATATGCATTGGGAGACATGCTTTTGGTGATCAATATCGAGCTACCGATCTAGTCATTCAAGGACCTGGAAAACTTAAAATGGTGTTTG TGCCCACTATGGCTGAAGAGAGCACAGAGCTGGAGGTGTTCAACTTTACGGGGTCTGGTGGTGTAGCTCTGTCAATGTATAACACTGATGAG TCTATTCGTGCTTTTGCGGAGGCTTCAATGAACACTGCTTACCAGAAGCGGTGGCCTCTTTATCTTAGCACCAAAAATACCATTCTAAAGAAGTATGATGGAAG ATTCATGGAGATCTTCCAAGAAGTTTATGAAAGAGAATGGAGGTCCAAGTTCGAGGCTGCTGGGATCTG GTATGAGCATCGTCTTATAGATGATATGGTTGCTTATGCCCTAAAGAGCGAAGGAGGTTATGTTTGGGCGTGCAAAAATTATGATGGGGATGTTCAAAGTGATTTTTTAGCCCAAG GATTCGGATCGCTAGGTTTGATGACATCAGTACTA GTATGCCCTGATGGAAAGACAATTGAGGCAGAGGCAGCACACGGCACAGTTACACGCCATTATCGTGTTCATCAAAAAGGAGGTGAAACTAGCACAAATAGCATAGCTTCAATCTTTGCCTGGTCACGGGGGCTTGCGCACAG GGCAAAATTAGACAACAATTCCAGACTCTTGGATTTCACAGAGAAACTTGAGGCTGCCTGCATTGCAAGTGTAGAGTCTGGAAAGATGACCAAGGATCTTGCTCTTCTTATTCACGGACCTAA GGTGTCGAGGGATCAGTATTTGAATACTGAAGAGTTCATTGACGCGGTTGCTGAGGAATTGAGAGGTAGACTGCCGAAGAAGGCAAAGCTATGA
- the LOC105168082 gene encoding sodium/hydrogen exchanger 6-like produces the protein MEQLQISPADSMGSPGKEQRAAGVGILLQIMMLVLSFVLGHVLRRHRIYYLPEASASLLIGLIVGGLANISNTENSIRSWFNFHEEFFFLFLLPPIIFQSGFSMQPKPFFSNFGAIVTFAIFGTFVASVVTGVLVYLGGVTYLMYKLPFVECLMFGALISATDPVTVLSIFQELGTDVNLYALVFGESVLNDAMAISLYRTMSLVRSNMSSGQNFLMIVVRFLETFVGSMSAGVGVGFTSALLFKYAGLDIDNLHNLECCLFVLFPYFSYMLAEGFGLSGIVSILFTGIVMKHYTFSNLSDNSQKFTAAFFHLISSLAETFVFIYMGFDIAMEKHSWSHMGFVFFSILFIGIARAANVFSCAYLVNLVRPSHRKIPMKHQKALWYSGLRGAMAFALALQSVHDLPEGHGQTIFTATTAIVVLTVLLIGGSTGTMLEALQVVGDGHDAPLGESFEANSGYRAPSYEGESSSGSRFKMKLKEFHKSTASFTALDRNYLTPFFTTQNGDDEDEHDELLGDSRRGVLRGHD, from the exons ATGGAACAGTTGCAAATATCTCCGGCCGATTCGATGGGGAGCCCGGGGAAGGAACAGCGAGCTGCCGGCGTTGGGATTCTTCTACAGATCATGATGCTCGTTCTCTCATTCGTCCTCGGCCACGTTCTTCGTCGTCACCGAATCTATTACCTTCCAGAAGCCAGTGCTTCTCTCTTGATTG GTTTAATTGTGGGTGGACTAGCTAATATTTCCAATACGGAGAATAGCATAAG GTCTTGGTTCAACTTCCACGAGGagttcttcttcttgtttctgCTGCCCCCGATCATATT CCAGTCGGGCTTCAGTATGCAACCT AAACCATTCTTTTCTAACTTTGGAGCCATTGTGACATTTGCAATTTTTGGGACTTTTGTAGCTTCTGTTGTCACAGGCGTTTTGGT ATACCTAGGTGGAGTTACATATCTCATGTACAAACTTCCATTTGTCGAGTGTCTAATGTTTGGTGCTCTCATCTCAGCTACTGATCCTGTCACTGTATTGTCTATATTTCAG GAACTTGGTACAGATGTGAATCTCTATGCTTTGGTCTTTGGCGAATCTGTGCTAAACGATGCA ATGGCAATTTCTTTGTACAG gaCAATGTCATTGGTGAGAAGCAATATGTCAAGTGGTCAAAACTTTCTCATGATCGTGGTCAGATTTCTTGAGACTTTTGTTGGCTCTATGTCAGCAG GGGTTGGAGTTGGATTCACATCTGCTTTG CTTTTCAAGTATGCGGGTTTGGATATTGACAA TCTTCATAATTTGGAGTGCTGTCTGTTCGTTCTCTTCCCATATTTCTC ATACATGCTAGCTGAAGGGTTTGGCCTCTCGGGTATCGTGTCCATATTGTTTACTGGAATA GTCATGAAGCACTATACTTTCTCGAACTTGTCGGATAATTCTCAGAAATTTACAGCTGCATTTTTCCATCTGATATCATCTTTGGCAGAAACTTTTGT ATTTATATACATGGGATTTGACATTGCCATGGAAAAGCACAGCTGGTCTCATATGGGATTTGtctttttttctatt TTGTTCATTGGAATTGCAAG AGCTGCAAATGTGTTCTCGTGCGCATATTTGGTGAATTTGGTCCGACCTTCGCACAGAAAAATACCAATGAAGCATCAGAAAGCACTTTGGTACAGCG GGCTCCGAGGGGCTATGGCCTTTGCCCTAGCACTGCAATCAGTTCATGACCTTCCAGAAGGGCATGGTCAGACAATATTCACTGCGACAACTGCGATAGTTGTTCTGACG GTCTTACTGATAGGAGGATCAACAGGAACCATGCTGGAAGCTTTACAAGTTGTGGGTGACGGCCATGATGCCCCACTTGGCGAA AGCTTTGAGGCAAATAGCGGCTACAGAGCTCCTAGCTACGAGGGGGAATCATCATCTGGGAGCCGGTTCAAGATGAAACTAAAAGAGTTCCATAAGAG CACTGCATCTTTTACTGCATTAGATAGGAACTACCTCACACCGTTTTTCACAACTCAAAATGGCGATGATGAAGATGAGCATG ATGAACTTCTTGGAGATTCCAGGAGAGGAGTGCTTCGCGGACATGACTGA
- the LOC105168614 gene encoding ABC transporter D family member 2, chloroplastic (The sequence of the model RefSeq protein was modified relative to this genomic sequence to represent the inferred CDS: added 32 bases not found in genome assembly): MTSKMVGVESPAHLPLQDFCRAQAFSSASRVVFSTSQLNCSNFKHHRLYCFALSHKYSFYIDSRRRNHKDTTFSAFVCRSSLAPLQTDQEDSQRKVPDVQTLLRRFWKVAAPYWSSDDKIQARWQLAAVFALTLATTGISVGFNFLGRDFYNSLANKDQEQFTKQLLYYLASFAGGIPVFVLRDYAKDTLSLRWRSWMTSFYMDRYLKNRTFYKIQSQSIIDNPDQRIVDDLSSFTGTALAFSLTLFNATVDLISFSNILYGIYPPLFLVLLGYSLGGTAISVFLGRGLVTLNFLQEKKEADFRYGLVRVRENAESIAFYNGEENEMQLLLQRFRSAFENLSKLLISSRNLEFFTNGYRYLIQILPAAVVAPMYFSGKIEFGVINQSVSAFNHILGDFSLIVYQFQAISAFSAVIDRLGEFDDLLTSNETRSDTEPTEEISREFCNVSNSVASNGALTINRGSKLLTVENLTLLTPSKATLIRDLSLEICEKDHLLVTGPSGSGKTSLLRAVAGLWNFGRGTIRFYDRNARDNSPCLSADAASPEATLVHEHNKHNTRNSRDVFFLPQKPYMVLGTLRHQLLYPTWNDDLVPMSESDTPTGSLPFLMRGKDMDVSPVKPTTDDLIRVLEDVRLAYILSRFDLDCTYEWSSVLSIGEQQRLAFARLLLSKPNLVLLDESTSALDEANEAHLYKLIETTGITYISIGHRRTLYEHHKNVLHISPVEPTSVLPNWRFEPIKKDSAYNLSKQ; the protein is encoded by the exons ATGACGAGCAAAATGGTAGGAGTGGAATCCCCTGCCCACTTACCACTACAAGATTTCTGTAGAGCTCAAGCGTTCTCAAGTGCAAGTCGAGTTGTTTTCAGCACCTCTCAGCTCAATTGCAGCAATTTCAAGCATCACAGGCTTTACTGCTTCGCTTTATCGCACAAATATTCGTTTTACATCGATTCTCGGAGGAGAAATCACAAGGACACTACGTTTTCGGCGTTTGTCTGTCGTTCCTCCTTGGCTCCGCTGCAAACTGATCAG GAGGATTCTCAAAGAAAGGTTCCTGATGTTCAAACTTTGCTAAGAAGATTCTGGAAAGTGGCTGCTCCGTATTGGTCCTCCGATGATAAGATTCAGGCGCGGTGGCAACTGGCTGCCGTATTTGCTCTCACATTAGCGACCACTGGAATTTCCGTTGGCTTCAATTTTCTTGGCCGTGACTTTTATAACTCCCTAGCCA ACAAGGATCAAGAACAATTTACCAAGCAATTGTTGTACTACCTGGCAAGTTTTGCTGGTGGAATTCCG GTTTTCGTTTTGAGAGATTATGCAAAAGATACCCTTTCTTTAAGATGGAGATCTTGGATGACAAGCTTTTACATGGATCGCTATCTGAAGAATCGaactttttacaaaatacaatcCCAGTCAATTATTGATAATCCTGATCAGCGGATCGTTGATGATTTAAGTTCTTTCACTGGCACGGCTCTTGCTTTTTCCTTGACACTCTTCAATGCGACTGTGGACTTGATATCTTTCAGTAACATACTCTATGGCATTTATCCGCCACTGTTTCTTGTACTTCTTGGTTACTCGCTTGGCGGAACAGCTATCAGTGTCTTCCTTGGGAGG GGATTGGTGACTCTAAACTTCTtgcaagagaaaaaggaagcaGATTTTCGTTATGGACTTGTGCGCGTTAGAGAAAATGCTGAATCCATTGCATTCTATAATGGCGAGGAAAATGAG TTTTGAAAATCTTAGT AAACTGTTGATATCTTCCAGAAATCTGGAGTTCTTTACCAATGGCTACCGATACCTGATCCAGATTCTTCCTGCAGCAGTTGTTGCGCCCATGTACTTCTCTGGCAAAATTGAGTTTGGGGTCATAAATCAATCTGTATCTGCATTCAATCACATACTTGGAGATTTTTCCCTCATTGTGTACCAATTTCAGGCTATCAGTGCCTTTTCTGCTGTCATAGATCGACTAG GTGAATTTGATGATCTTTTAACTAGTAACGAGACCAGAAGTGACACGGAACCCACGGAAGAAATTTCTCGTGAATTTTGCAATGTAAGCAATTCTGTTGCATCCAACGGAGCTCTGACCATCAACAGAGGTTCAAAGTTACTAACAGTTGAGAATTTAACCCTGTTGACTCCAAGTAAAGCAACTCTTATTAGGGACTTGTCATTGGAGATCTGTGAGAAGGACCATCTGCTg GTTACAGGACCGAGTGGAAGTGGTAAAACTTCATTACTAAGAGCTGTAGCTGGTCTTTGGAACTTCGGAAGGGGAACTATAAGATTCTATGACAGAAATGCAAGGGATAATTCGCCATGCCTTTCTGCAGATGCAGCTTCTCCTGAAGCAACCTTGGTGcatgagcacaacaaacacaataCGAGAAATTCAAGAGatgtattttttcttccaCAAAAACCATACATGGTTTTGGGAACTCTTCGTCATCAATTGCTTTATCCTACCTGGAATGATGATCTAGTACCCATGTCAGAAAGTGATACGCCAACTG GTTCACTGCCTTTCCTGATGCGTGGCAAAGACATGGATGTGAGTCCTGTGAAGCCAACAACAGACGACTTAATACGAGTTCTGGAAGATGTTCGACTTGCTTATATATTGTCACGGTTTGATCTGGATTGCACATATGAATGGTCTAGTGTTCTCTCCATAGGCGAGCAACAACGTCTAGCATTTGCACGCCTGTTGCTCTCTAAACCAAACTTGGTTCTATTAGATGAATCTACGAGTGCTTTAGATGAAGCTAATGAG GCACATTTATATAAGCTAATTGAAACTACTGGGATTACTTACATAAGCATTGGCCACAGGCGAACACTCTACGAACACCATAAGAATGTCTTGCACATATCCCCAGTGGAACCAACAAGTGTGCTACCCAATTGGCGCTTCGAGCCCATCAAGAAGGACTCTGCATACAACTTATCAAAGCAGTAA
- the LOC105168084 gene encoding uncharacterized protein LOC105168084, translated as MLLQICNISSSPFLETRNNFAPTNLFPKRNPIAPSFRFRCVSELACQSVSINDIAGVYHNKVLVAATVSAAIGQLTKPFTSTLLYGKKFDLRAAVQAGGFPSTHSSAAVATATSLGLERGFSDAIFGLAVVYASLIMYDAQGVRREVGTHARELNKVLLRTASHSTASRNDAKDLTNSFPRESSPKMENIDPLFSDATKPTKSSLLLKTDDRKQSNTSFIRSSNVVSEVNGGLESSAESCPQLKESIGHTEIEVAAGALLGFLVSVAICPYV; from the exons ATGTTACTGCAAATTTGCAACATTTCCAGCAGCCCATTTCTGGAAACCCGAAACAATTTTGCACCCACAAATCTCTTCCCCAAAAGAAATCCCATAGCTCCTTCTTTTCGCTTCCGTTGTGTCTCTGAACTCGCTTGTCAGAGTGTTTCAATCAATGATATTGCCGGCGTTTATCATAATAAG GTTCTGGTAGCCGCAACTGTATCTGCAGCAATTGGGCAACTGACAAAACCGTTTACTTCGACACTCTTATATGGcaagaaatttgatttaagGGCTGCCGTTCAGGCTGGAGGATTCCCTTCCACACACTCTTCt GCTGCTGTGGCAACTGCAACTTCTCTTGGTCTTGAAAG GGGATTTTCTGATGCTATTTTTGGTCTGGCTGTAGTTTATGCTAGCCTTATTATGTACGACGCTCAG GGAGTTAGGAGGGAAGTGGGCACTCATGCAAGAGAACTAAACAAAGTTCTGCTCAGAACCGCGTCACATTCAACTGCCTCCAGAAATGATGCCAAAGATCTGACCAATTCTTTCCCAAGAGAATCATCTCCAAAGATGGAGAACATTGACCCTCTTTTCTCAGATGCGACGAAGCCAACAAAATCTTCTCTATTACTCAAGACTGATGACAGGAAGCAGAGCAACACATCCTTTATAAGGTCCTCTAATGTAGTGTCTGAGGTCAATGGAGGATTAGAAAGTTCGGCAGAGAGTTGCCCTCAATTGAAAGAATCAATTGGCCACACAGAAATTGAAGTCGCAGCAGGTGCCTTGTTGGGTTTCTTAGTTAGTGTAGCAATATGCCCATATGTATAA
- the LOC105168083 gene encoding protein SOMBRERO, producing the protein MMGGNGEVSVPPGFRFHPTDEELLYYYLRKKVSYQHIDLDVIREVDLNKLEPWDLKEKCRIGSGPQNEWYFFSHKDKKYPTGTRTNRATAAGFWKATGRDKAIHLSTSKRIGMRKTLVFYTGRAPHGQKTDWIMHEYRLDDHTPDHEIQEDGWVVCRVFKKKSHTRGFNPEFDQEVEHIVPFNAAGGCTLEQKQNSDHLPHYNNYTFHDHNTSNMHLPQLLSPDTVPPSFLSSLPLPTIDMQSSQNLLRLTSGSAATSGCGTSAGLMQPEKFSGDWSFLDKLLGATHQTMDHISKCHQFSQVADFVPPTQRIPFSYHGLEADLSRYSK; encoded by the exons ATGATGGGTGGAAATGGGGAAGTATCAGTTCCACCAGGGTTCAGGTTCCATCCCACCGACGAGGAGCTGCTTTACTACTATCTAAGGAAGAAGGTCTCTTACCAACACATCGACTTGGATGTTATTAGGGAAGTCGATCTCAACAAACTTGAACCTTGGGACCTCAAAG AGAAATGTAGAATAGGGTCGGGGCCCCAAAACGAATGGTACTTTTTCAGCCACAAGGACAAAAAGTATCCGACGGGTACCCGGACGAACCGGGCGACGGCAGCGGGGTTCTGGAAAGCGACGGGGAGGGACAAGGCCATCCATCTCAGCACCTCCAAGAGAATCGGGATGAGAAAAACCCTAGTCTTCTACACCGGCCGTGCCCCTCACGGCCAGAAGACTGATTGGATCATGCACGAGTACCGATTGGACGATCACACTCCTGATCACGAAATCCAA GAAGATGGGTGGGTGGTGTGCAGAGTATTCAAGAAGAAGAGCCACACCAGAGGTTTCAACCCCGAATTCGACCAAGAAGTAGAGCACATTGTGCCTTTCAATGCAGCTGGTGGTTGTACCTTAGAGCAGAAGCAGAACTCAGATCATCTACCACATTATAACAACTACACATTTCATGACCACAACACTTCCAACATGCATCTCCCACAACTACTCAGTCCCGATACCGTCCCACCTTCATTCTTGTCCTCACTTCCACTGCCCACCATTGACATGCAGAGTTCCCAGAACCTGTTGAGGTTAACATCCGGTAGTGCCGCCACCTCCGGCTGTGGCACCAGTGCTGGGCTCATGCAGCCAGAGAAGTTTTCCGGTGACTGGTCGTTTTTGGACAAATTACTGGGAGCTACGCATCAGACCATGGACCATATCAGCAAATGTCACCAGTTTTCTCAGGTTGCTGATTTTGTTCCACCCACCCAGAGGATTCCGTTTTCTTACCATGGGCTGGAAGCAGATCTTTCCAGATATTCCAAGTAG
- the LOC105168086 gene encoding isocitrate dehydrogenase [NADP] isoform X1, protein MDFEKIKVDNPIVEMDGDEMTRVIWKSIKEKLILPFLELDIKYFDLGLPHRDATNDKVTVESAEATLKYNVAIKCATITPDEARVKEFNLRHMWKSPNGTIRNILNGTVFREPIICKNVPRLVPGWTKPICIGRHAFGDQYRATDLVIQGPGKLKMVFVPTMAEESTELEVFNFTGSGGVALSMYNTDESIRAFAEASMNTAYQKRWPLYLSTKNTILKKYDGRFMEIFQEVYEREWRSKFEAAGIWYEHRLIDDMVAYALKSEGGYVWACKNYDGDVQSDFLAQGFGSLGLMTSVLVCPDGKTIEAEAAHGTVTRHYRVHQKGGETSTNSIASIFAWSRGLAHRAKLDNNSRLLDFTEKLEAACIASVESGKMTKDLALLIHGPKVSRDQYLNTEEFIDAVAEELRGRLPKKAKL, encoded by the exons ATGGACTTCGAGAAGATAAAAGTCGACAATCCCATCGTAGAGATGGATG GTGATGAAATGACTCGAGTGATCTGGAAATCGATCAAAGAAAAG CTTATTCTTCCTTTCCTGGAGCTAGACATCAAGTATTTTGACCTTGGTCTTCCTCATCGTGATGCCACGAATGATAAGGTTACAGTTGAAAGTGCAGAGGCCACACTTAA GTACAATGTGGCAATTAAATGTGCAACCATTACTCCAG ATGAGGCACGTGTTAAAGAGTTCAACTTGAGACATATGTGGAAGAGTCCAAATGGAACCATTCGAAACATCCTAAATG GAACAGTATTTAGAGAACCTATCATATGCAAGAATGTTCCTCGGCTTGTTCCAG GTTGGACAAAACCAATATGCATTGGGAGACATGCTTTTGGTGATCAATATCGAGCTACCGATCTAGTCATTCAAGGACCTGGAAAACTTAAAATGGTGTTTG TGCCCACTATGGCTGAAGAGAGCACAGAGCTGGAGGTGTTCAACTTTACGGGGTCTGGTGGTGTAGCTCTGTCAATGTATAACACTGATGAG TCTATTCGTGCTTTTGCGGAGGCTTCAATGAACACTGCTTACCAGAAGCGGTGGCCTCTTTATCTTAGCACCAAAAATACCATTCTAAAGAAGTATGATGGAAG ATTCATGGAGATCTTCCAAGAAGTTTATGAAAGAGAATGGAGGTCCAAGTTCGAGGCTGCTGGGATCTG GTATGAGCATCGTCTTATAGATGATATGGTTGCTTATGCCCTAAAGAGCGAAGGAGGTTATGTTTGGGCGTGCAAAAATTATGATGGGGATGTTCAAAGTGATTTTTTAGCCCAAG GATTCGGATCGCTAGGTTTGATGACATCAGTACTA GTATGCCCTGATGGAAAGACAATTGAGGCAGAGGCAGCACACGGCACAGTTACACGCCATTATCGTGTTCATCAAAAAGGAGGTGAAACTAGCACAAATAGCATAGCTTCAATCTTTGCCTGGTCACGGGGGCTTGCGCACAG GGCAAAATTAGACAACAATTCCAGACTCTTGGATTTCACAGAGAAACTTGAGGCTGCCTGCATTGCAAGTGTAGAGTCTGGAAAGATGACCAAGGATCTTGCTCTTCTTATTCACGGACCTAA GGTGTCGAGGGATCAGTATTTGAATACTGAAGAGTTCATTGACGCGGTTGCTGAGGAATTGAGAGGTAGACTGCCGAAGAAGGCAAAGCTATGA
- the LOC105168081 gene encoding protein ENDOSPERM DEFECTIVE 1-like, which yields MIEPGGGGAADSTSEQPAPPPPLSQRRPRVREVSSRFMSPLIHSNSTPNPSDFPRSKTVHRRQPSKTDENHIPETNRSLDKLSASIVSTIQRKQPQQRVKQHAKENGEPRDHQHPEARVSSRPDTPIAMGTDRIVASRYRQVPNSIYRSNSLNSSSNGCAAVTAAARLLQEATSDVEKKLSRISTSRSDDMDSSSTTSSNQGSSSCPNSPLCMPINKLRGVPDTRSSMPDVDKWLAERNSSNAGRTTSDCARSLNFSSSLKIGGGISLPPHPSSCIRSGLDVKKGRKVISHQEDVHSLKMLSNHYLQWRFANTKAEASMRVQMQEAERKFYSIGDKLSDLRDKVKRKRIELVVLRRIQTLTTIVETQMPYLDEWTTLEEDYSTSLLGTTNALLSSSVRLPVGGEVRADTAELGEALGAALKVMESIGSHIQRFMQKAEEMDKSVSGLAKVAGGERVLVEDCGYLLSKTYTSQVRECSLRSTLIQIHSSNKNQKQKCDEKS from the exons ATGATCGAACCAGGAGGTGGAGGAGCAGCAGACTCGACGTCGGAGCAACCAGCTCCGCCTCCGCCGCTCTCCCAACGCCGGCCCAGAGTGAGAGAAGTCAGTTCTCGGTTCATGTCTCCTTTAATCCATTCCAATTCAACCCCAAACCCTTCCGATTTTCCGCGCTCGAAAACTGTCCACCGCCGTCAACCGTCCAAAACCGACGAGAATCACATTCCTGAGACGAATCGTAGCTTAGATAAATTGTCCGCTTCAATTGTATCGACTATACAGAGAAAACAGCCCCAGCAACGAGTGAAGCAGCATGctaaagaaaatggagaaccCAGAGATCATCAGCATCCCGAAGCTAGGGTTTCATCAAGGCCTGACACGCCGATTGCAATGGGCACAGATCGGATTGTTGCGTCGAGGTATAGGCAAGTTCCTAATAGTATCTATCGTTCAAATTCGCTGAATAGTAGCAGTAACGGATGTGCCGCTGTTACAGCAGCGGCTAGGCTATTGCAAGAGGCCACATCTGATGTGGAAAAGAAGCTCTCGAGGATTTCAACATCGAGAAGTGATGATATGGATTCCAGTAGTACTACATCTTCAAATCAGGGCAGTTCCTCGTGCCCAAACTCCCCACTCTGCATGCCAATTAACAAGCTGCGGGGTGTTCCTGATACTCGTTCTTCTATGCCCGATGTGGATAAATGGCTTGCAGAGAGGAATTCTAGCAATGCTGGCAGAACCACAAGTGATTGTGCACGTTCGCTGaatttttcatcttctttgAAAATAGGGGGAGGCATTTCCCTGCCTCCACATCCTTCGTCATGTATAAGGTCAGGATTAGATGTGAAGAAAGGAAGGAAGGTCATTAGTCACCAAGAAGATGTTCATTCTCTCAAGATGTTGAGCAACCATTATCTACAGTGGCGGTTTGCCAACACCAAAGCAGAAGCCTCCATGCGTGTCCAGATGCAAGAAGCTGAG AGAAAGTTTTATTCGATTGGCGACAAGCTATCAGATTTACGTGATAAAGTGAAAAGGAAACGCATAGAACTTGTAGTATTGAGAAGAATACAAACTTTGACCACAATTGTTGAAACTCAA ATGCCATACCTTGATGAATGGACTACTCTGGAAGAGGATTACTCAACTTCCCTATTAGGCACAACAAATGCATTGCTTAGTTCCTCAGTTAGACTTCCCGTCGGTGGGGAAGTGCGG gCTGATACTGCAGAGCTAGGGGAGGCTCTTGGTGCGGCTCTCAAGGTGATGGAATCAATAGGTTCTCATATTCAGAGATTTATGCAAAAA GCTGAGGAAATGGATAAATCAGTCTCTGGACTAGCTAAGGTGGCTGGTGGCGAAAGAGTTCTTGTAGAGGACTGTGGATATCTACTATCAAAGACATATACATCGCAG GTCAGAGAATGTAGCTTAAGGAGCACTCTAATACAAATTCATAGCagcaataaaaatcaaaaacaGAAGTGCGACGAAAAATCATAG